A genome region from Chloroflexia bacterium SDU3-3 includes the following:
- a CDS encoding LacI family transcriptional regulator — protein sequence MRKRRATSQDVAKRAGVSRSTVSAILNHTPGIGYSEETRKSVLQAIQELNYKVNVQAKSMRTGLSRCIAVYGNVTNPLFLQSLDGIQEVCSNNDYHLLLYGAKRDPAYRFSMIDVFLQHRIDGIISVDYTTFQDFSWFKTISTEEVPYVSIEGYPTNSDVSSVLMDYAHSVTIALEYMSQRSPVLPLYLELYDTADGHSYENWAETNRRNAYCRWMKSHGSEPRVLSIEDQPWAAGSHFWISWLSQQQLPMTVLSNWSRGAAYLYRAAYSLGLRIGRDLQVMACDNTERINAHMIPTLSAVEVPYKDMGILATKRLIEYISHRRPTTDTSSQWLSARLVPGESI from the coding sequence ATGAGAAAGCGCCGCGCTACCAGCCAGGATGTCGCCAAGCGTGCTGGGGTTTCTCGCAGCACCGTCTCAGCCATCCTAAATCACACGCCAGGTATCGGCTACAGCGAAGAGACGCGCAAATCGGTTCTGCAAGCCATCCAAGAGCTCAACTACAAAGTCAACGTCCAAGCCAAGAGCATGCGTACTGGCCTAAGTCGCTGCATCGCAGTCTACGGCAATGTCACCAACCCGCTGTTCTTACAGTCGCTTGATGGCATTCAAGAGGTCTGCAGCAACAACGACTACCACCTGCTGCTCTACGGGGCCAAACGAGACCCGGCCTATCGGTTTTCCATGATCGATGTCTTTCTACAGCACCGCATCGATGGGATCATCTCGGTCGACTACACCACCTTCCAAGATTTCTCGTGGTTTAAGACGATCAGCACCGAAGAGGTGCCCTATGTCTCGATCGAGGGCTACCCAACCAACAGCGATGTCTCATCAGTGCTGATGGACTATGCGCACAGCGTCACGATCGCGCTGGAGTATATGTCGCAGCGCAGCCCGGTGCTGCCGCTCTACCTTGAGCTCTACGACACCGCCGACGGACACTCGTACGAAAACTGGGCCGAGACCAACCGGCGCAACGCCTACTGCCGCTGGATGAAGAGCCACGGCAGCGAGCCGCGCGTGCTGTCCATCGAAGATCAGCCATGGGCCGCTGGCTCGCACTTCTGGATCTCGTGGCTCTCGCAGCAGCAGCTGCCCATGACCGTGCTCTCCAACTGGTCGCGCGGGGCAGCCTATCTCTACCGCGCCGCCTACAGCCTGGGGCTGCGCATCGGGCGCGACCTGCAGGTGATGGCCTGCGACAACACCGAGCGGATCAACGCGCACATGATCCCCACGCTTAGCGCGGTCGAGGTGCCCTACAAAGACATGGGTATCCTCGCCACCAAACGGCTGATCGAGTACATCAGCCATCGTCGGCCCACCACCGACACATCGAGCCAGTGGCTCTCGGCCCGGCTCGTACCAGGCGAAAGTATCTAG
- a CDS encoding sugar ABC transporter substrate-binding protein — protein MLLLHRQNWHMRSSQQQGLDHERRPLMKRWTSAALISCLLFAIAACGTPGSVTPPVAQATAVPGTPQKISWLVGASPEQLVQYQQVMSEARRDLNIEVDISPTTADNFNQKVQTLIAAKENPEFWVGGTDFVPWASRGAVKPINDYITTNNFDLSRFDPKTVDAFRWNGKLWRIPTATFTVVLFYNEDMFKAAGIDTPPTDWNNKTWTLDEFTQVAQKLTIDKNGKNALDPAFDPNNVVQYGIADMQSFLLYPWYFGGDWSDKEGKTFTGNSPEVVKGLQTVADLSNKYHVLPTPATIKALGGDLFATGKAAMTMNGNWAIASYKEKPNLHWNVAASPIGTNHSIVLFTDGIGIGDNSKNPDAMWKVIDWIFGDETHTSEFIQAAGGGAAIPAMTSLQRTFISDAKESLPNLHIEVFTEATKHPDAKPIYLRFNPNWSKIEIALNDGLEPLWSGKSDAATLMNELQPKIQKLMDEPVSN, from the coding sequence ATGCTTCTTCTGCACCGGCAGAACTGGCATATGCGCTCTTCTCAACAACAGGGATTGGATCATGAAAGGAGACCGCTCATGAAACGGTGGACATCCGCAGCGCTGATCTCGTGCCTGCTTTTCGCCATCGCGGCCTGCGGCACCCCCGGCTCTGTTACACCGCCTGTCGCCCAAGCAACGGCCGTCCCTGGCACCCCGCAGAAGATATCCTGGCTTGTCGGCGCTAGCCCCGAGCAGCTTGTCCAGTACCAGCAGGTGATGAGCGAGGCCCGGCGCGATCTTAACATCGAGGTCGATATCAGCCCAACTACCGCCGACAACTTCAATCAGAAGGTGCAGACCCTGATCGCCGCCAAAGAGAACCCCGAGTTCTGGGTCGGCGGCACCGACTTTGTGCCCTGGGCCAGCCGTGGCGCGGTCAAGCCGATCAACGACTATATCACCACCAACAACTTCGACCTGAGCCGATTCGACCCCAAGACGGTCGACGCCTTCCGCTGGAATGGCAAGCTCTGGCGCATCCCCACGGCCACCTTCACCGTCGTGCTGTTCTACAACGAGGACATGTTCAAGGCCGCAGGTATCGACACGCCGCCGACCGACTGGAACAACAAGACCTGGACGCTCGATGAATTCACCCAGGTCGCCCAGAAGCTGACCATCGACAAAAATGGCAAGAATGCCCTCGACCCAGCCTTCGACCCCAACAACGTGGTGCAGTACGGAATCGCCGACATGCAGTCATTCCTGCTCTACCCATGGTATTTCGGCGGCGATTGGAGCGACAAGGAGGGCAAAACCTTCACCGGCAACTCGCCCGAGGTGGTCAAGGGCCTGCAGACCGTGGCCGACCTGAGCAACAAATACCACGTGCTGCCCACCCCCGCCACTATCAAGGCCCTAGGCGGCGACCTCTTCGCCACCGGCAAGGCGGCCATGACCATGAACGGCAACTGGGCCATCGCCAGCTACAAAGAGAAGCCCAACCTGCACTGGAACGTGGCGGCCTCGCCTATCGGCACCAACCACTCGATCGTGCTCTTCACCGACGGCATCGGCATCGGCGACAACTCCAAGAACCCCGACGCGATGTGGAAGGTCATCGACTGGATCTTCGGCGACGAGACCCACACCAGCGAGTTCATCCAGGCGGCGGGCGGCGGCGCGGCCATCCCGGCCATGACAAGCCTCCAGCGCACCTTCATCAGCGACGCCAAGGAATCGCTGCCCAACCTGCATATCGAGGTCTTCACCGAGGCCACCAAGCACCCCGATGCCAAGCCGATCTACCTGCGCTTCAACCCCAACTGGTCGAAGATCGAGATCGCACTCAACGACGGCCTTGAGCCGCTCTGGTCGGGGAAATCGGATGCCGCGACACTGATGAACGAGCTTCAGCCCAAGATACAAAAGCTGATGGATGAGCCAGTGTCAAATTAA
- a CDS encoding sugar ABC transporter permease, producing the protein MASYQPVHKVPYAGPQGLSQRWARSFRQNALFFLFISPWLIGFLVFSVYPLLFSIWLSLSKWDIIGSIHYVGFENYRTIFTEDDSFWQSLRVTITYTFISVPLNMMVSLGIALLLNQKIRGVKVWRTLFYLPSLISGVAVSLIWTWVFNPNTGIINQALSAFGINGPMWIYDSNWVMPALIIMGLWGAGGNMMILISGLQGIPTALYEAAELDGANAAQRLWHITVPMLSPVLFFVLIQSVIGTFQTFTQAYVMTDGGPDNASLFYVLYLFRHAFTYFNMGYASALAWILFLIILACTFVLIKTQDRWVHYESKR; encoded by the coding sequence ATGGCATCATATCAACCTGTTCACAAAGTACCCTACGCAGGGCCACAGGGCCTCTCCCAGCGGTGGGCGCGCAGCTTTCGGCAAAACGCACTTTTCTTCCTGTTTATCTCACCCTGGCTGATCGGTTTCCTAGTCTTCAGCGTCTACCCGCTGCTCTTCTCGATCTGGCTGAGCCTGTCGAAATGGGACATCATCGGCTCCATTCACTATGTCGGGTTCGAGAACTATCGCACCATCTTCACCGAGGACGACTCGTTCTGGCAGTCGCTCAGGGTCACCATCACCTACACCTTCATCAGCGTCCCGCTCAACATGATGGTATCGCTAGGCATCGCGCTGCTGCTCAACCAGAAGATCCGGGGGGTGAAGGTCTGGCGAACCTTGTTCTACCTGCCCTCGCTGATCAGCGGCGTGGCGGTCTCGCTGATCTGGACATGGGTGTTCAACCCCAACACTGGCATCATCAACCAGGCGCTCAGCGCCTTCGGCATCAATGGCCCGATGTGGATCTACGACTCCAACTGGGTCATGCCGGCCCTGATCATCATGGGTCTGTGGGGCGCTGGCGGCAACATGATGATCCTCATCTCGGGTCTGCAGGGCATCCCCACCGCGCTCTACGAGGCCGCCGAGCTCGACGGTGCCAACGCGGCCCAGCGACTTTGGCATATCACGGTGCCCATGCTATCGCCGGTGCTGTTCTTTGTGCTCATCCAGAGCGTCATCGGCACATTCCAGACCTTCACCCAGGCCTACGTGATGACCGACGGCGGCCCCGACAACGCCAGCCTCTTCTATGTGCTCTACCTATTCCGGCATGCCTTTACCTACTTCAACATGGGCTACGCCTCGGCGCTGGCCTGGATACTCTTTCTGATCATATTAGCCTGCACATTCGTGCTGATCAAAACACAGGATCGGTGGGTAC